The following DNA comes from Denticeps clupeoides chromosome 14, fDenClu1.1, whole genome shotgun sequence.
aaatataaaGAGTTTTTACCCACACTATCTGTATGTTACAGCAGTCAGAGCCACTATGTTAAGGTTGCGAGCAGGTCACAGTAATGATATGCGGCTCCTTTTGCAGGTTTCGCAGTATTTGCCATGGAGGATTCCGCCGCGAACGCAGCCGCTCCTGATTTTGACGTCTACAGGGCAATGGATTGGAAAGACGGGGTGGGAACGTTGCCTGGAAGCGAGCTGAAGGTTCGTAAGCATTGTGGCCTACGATCGGGAGCGaaggtgtgtttttctgttaagGTGTAGCCTTAGTATCagggtttattttaattttacttcAGTAGACAAGAATCACTCGATTCTCCAAAATATCTGGCAACGTGTTTAAATATTCCTTCGATCATTTTATTACGAAAATATTACTGGAGCTTAAGCTTTGTTCAGCTCCTCACTACAGCATAAACAAATAATACCATTGATGTAGATAGTATAATTTTATTGGGAACCTATTTCAACTGTGAAAAGCCTGCATGCGGAAGAATGGAACGATATATCTTGAAATATACATCGCAAATATTCATTGATTTGAGCGTGCTGCACTGAAATGGTTGTGCGTTCGGCCCCTCCCTGCACGCGGTCCCGGCCGTGGTCTTGGCTTTGTGCTGGGCTGGAGCAGCGTGGAGAGTCAGACGTTATGTCTATTGTCTGCCGCTTCAGTTCCGGGTCAATGAATTCGGGGTCTTGGAGGTCATAACCAGCGAGGCAGATGACGATAGCGTGAAGAAGGCTCATGCAACCACCACGTGGTCCGTCCCCACGGCTCAAGAAGGCAAGTTAATCCGCCCGCACGCTGGACAAAGGAAAATGGACTTTTATTTACTTCCCTACTAGTGAAATAGCAGCCGTTAACACTCCGGTTTAGGGGTGATTAGGGCCAATTTCGTTTTCTCTTTTCCCTgtgaaaaacaacaatgcaatatgcaaaatatattccaaaatggataatAACAAATAGTCACTTAAGTCATTAAGTTTAAAATGTTAGTTTGAGAGCGTCTTTAATAAGTGCAACTGTTGTACTAAGATCATTGCAAAACAGCTTGTCTTATAattaatgaagcttttaaagtgacagactagcattagtgaacacagcgtTCCATTTGAATTCAAGACTATTTGTTGCAGAAAATTAATTATGGAAGAATATGGGTTTTTGGAAAAACTGCACTAAATGTTTGTTACCATGCCCATAAATCATGTTCATGCTTGTTTAAATGATCAATATTTGATTCAGACAGAATTAGGTAATTAGTTCAAGGtataataaaaacatcaaaataaatgtaatatactgGATATAATAAATCTATATACATAAAATCAAACATacaatttgcctttttttttttttacagttaatgTTATAGCTAATATAGataatattttgtatagatattCACTGTAATGCCACAAAGAAATTTGTGAATATTAGTGAAAACCAATGGGctttttactgctttttttttcgtccTGTGCGCCACGAATTGATGATTCGTGATGCTTTCTCTTGCTGTCCGCCCTCAGCGGTGAAAGAGGAGCGTCCCTGGGCCCAGCGAGGCCTGGTCTGTGTGCGCTGCCAGAGGAAAGGCTCCGCCGTGGACTTCTTGCCCGACGGCCGTCACTGCAGCGAGCGCTGCCTGCAGCAGGACCAGCAGGAGTGAGTTGCCCTTCAGGCCGAAAcacttattatttttaacagCGAGAACATCAGCTGAATATGTTGTTTGAAATTACTGTGATTATTTATTACAAAGTATTCAGCTAAAAGTGCATGCAAGTTTTATTGGTATTAAATATACAGCGTTCATTTGTAGTAGGTGTATATTGTGACGTATGCACTGATGTAACACATCTCATACCGGCTCAGATCTCATCCGCTGAACGTTTACAAGCGTTCACAGAGTCAACACTCCCTTCCTTTCCCCAAACCCCTCAGCTCGGTACCATGCGCCACAGAGTGCGCAGAAAGCggcaataataatttatcagTTTGTTAACGCAAAGACCTGACGCTGATGCAGCGAGctggagggaaagagagagagagagtgccgCATTGCCATTGGCCCCCATCACTCCACATGTATCCATTGTCTTGTAGACGGCCAAGTGAACGTTCATCCGGGACAGAGAGTGGTATTCCCTTCCCAGGATTTCactgccatggcaacacaaaGATAGCAGGAGCAAGTGTGAAAAAAACCAGCCAGCGTTGTACCAGTTAGGACATAATGGCATTTATTCTGATGGACTGTAAATATGGAGTAGAATGAAAGTGAATTGGCTGATTTGTCAAGGTCATACTGTTCGTGCGGCTAATGACGTCTATACAACTGGCAGAAGGAAGCTGAGGAGAAAATAAGGGGGTTATAAAGCCTCGTGGTTTTATAAAAAGTCAATTTAGAAAATGTGATGTACTGGATCATGGTTTGAAACTGACCGTTGTGTGATCATGAGTGTTAATGTTTCATTAGTTACGGAATTAATTGAATGCACACAGCATGGCCGCAGTAATAATATTTTGTTCTTCATGCTGATTTCATGCAGTTGCTGTGGGTTTATCAGTCGCGAATGGACTTGCTCTCTTATTTTGCTTTTCTGAATATGAATAGCAAAGTAAACCATGTTGGGCGAGCAACCAAAGAAAAGGAATAACACTTACTGAGTATTCTCTAATTAATTAGTACTCTTTATGTTTCTGTACCCTGTCTTGATAGAACGATACAACAAGATTTTTTTAGTTGGAATGTTATGGAAATGGGGTCAACCATCAAAAACTTGGATTATTTACtgcaatatttttactttttttaacaattattgataattgtaatattGTATAAAATACATGTTACTGCTAAactatttttgtaaaatatctCCACTAATGATGCCCTTATTTGACATATTGTGGTACGTGATATCAGTACGCGAGTTCATGTTACTGAATAGTGTTTTGATCGCAGGGAGCAGAGTCAGAAGAAGGAAGCCCCCAAAAGCAGCTGGGAGACGGTGGGGGCCAGCAGGAAGCGCCACCTCCAGCCAGAGAAAGTTCCCGAAGAGGCAGACGGCGCGATGGATGCAccggaggaggacgaggactaCGTGAGTCTCCCTACCCCCTCGTTGCCGCTATGCTGCTTTTAGAATATGGAGCACGTTCGGGCGGGTCGTGCAGAGCCACCAGAAATGTGTCACAGCCAGAGAGGCTCTGTGTTGTACTGAGTAAATTAGAATGCAGAGACTCTCTGGTGATGTTTGCGTGATGCACCACGGCTGAAGTGTTTGGTAATTGTCGGGCCAAGACGGTTTGTCATTTAACTGGACTAGACTAACAGTGTCCTGGGTGATACAGGAGAGACACGACTACCTTTAAGCTTTCTGCTTGTTCGATGAAAGGGACTCTGTGCTGTTAAACAGGAAGAGAAAGAcaacaggaagaccacaagggGACCCCAGAGGGGAAGGAGGAAACGAAGAGGAGATGCAGCGCTGCTGAGGCACAGTGAGTAGAAGGGCACCTACAGACAGGTGACAAATGTTGTGGGTCCACTTGTCCCTTTTATATTGAATAATTTCCGAGATGTGAGTATCAATAAGCATAGAACAAAGCAAATCATACCatgtctccaccaccatcaaATAAGTAAAAGCATTAATGAGCGAAATCATTTTTATATGgcaattaatattaaaataaatttatttagGTGGTCCATAGATGTCTGGGGTGTCACCTGCAgcgcttttttttgtttccagcGGTTCCATACGGTGGAAAAAAGAAGTCTTGGTGTTGGGCCTCATatctggaggaagaaaaatCTGTTGCTGCCCCTAGCAAATCATTTAAAGAGGTGAGACAGCATTATTCCTGGCCTGTCCAAATCATGGCAAGCTCATGTGacttttaataataatctttttttttttattgccactaCTAACTTTTATGCAAACATCAGTCTACAAAAGGCAATACAGCATAATCAGCTGGCAGGACATAAGTCCTGACCAGCACATAAGTCatgtcagactataagaaagtctTAAGTGTTCTCCAAAGAGGAAGGTCCCAAGTGGGACCAGCAGTACTCTAGGGTCCGAGGTGCTAGGTATAATGagggctctgaggtaggctGGTGccaccccatgtttggctttgtaggccagcatccgcattttgaatctgatgcaggggcagctactgggagacGTATCTGCGAGAGGACGGAAAACCGCCTGACTAGCATGTTCTTCCACGTTTTCATTTTCGATGAGGATGTAAGCACGTGCACCAGCCATGTTGTGGCACCGATCAAATAAATCCCCTCGTGTGTTGTTGCAGCACCAGTCGTACCCTCAGAGTAAGAATGGATTCAGGGTTGGAATGAAGCTGGAGGGGGTTGACCCGGAACATCCATCTATGTACTGTGTACTGACAGTCGCTGAGGTAAAGCTTTTACTCTTGAGCAAGTGTGGTCATGATATTATATCTCTTTTGTTGCTAtctattacacatttattacacaatgacaatggATATCATGTTTGCTGACCATGCTGGCTCATCAGAAATAGGACGTGGGCCAGTATGTTACTATCCATTCCCAAAAGTGCATGCATTCCCTTGTTCTCTTTCTTCGTTGATGtattgatgtaaaaaatgaaggGAACACAATATAACTCCatgtcaatcacacttctgtgaaatccaACTGTCCACTttggaagcaacactgattgacaataatttcacttgctgttgtgcaaatggaatagacaacaggtggaaattagaGGCAATTAGCatgacatccccaataaaggcgtggtcctgcaggtggggaccacagaccacgtctcagttcctatgctttctggctgatgttttggtcacttttgaatgctggcggtgatttcactagtggtagcatgagacggagtctacaacccactcTAGTGgttcaggtagtgcagctcatccaggatggcacatcattatgagctgtggcaagaaggtttgctgtgtctgtcagtgtagtgtccatggtgtggaggcgctaccaggagacaggccagtacatcaggagatgttgAGGAGGCCGTttgagggcaacaacccagcagcaggatgctacctccacctttgtgcgaggaggaacaggaagagcacagccagagccctgcaaagtGACCTCCAggtcacaaatgtgcatgtgtctgctcaaacggtctgaaacagactccatgaggatGGTAtaagggcccgacgtccacaggtgggggtggtgcttaCAGGCCCCTGGTTGTCTGACTgacattaggtaccgagatgagatcctcagaccccttgtgagaccatatgctggtacGGTTGTCCCTGggtaatgcaagacaatgccagacctcatgtggctggagtgccAGCAGTTCCTGGatgatgaaggcattgatgctacaGACTGGGACGcacattccccagacctgaatccaattgagcacatgtgggacatcatgtctcactccatccaccaatgccacgtCCCACCACTGACCGACCAGGatttggcggatgctttagtccaggtctggtaGGAGATCCCtgaggagaccatccgccacctcatcaggagcatgtccaggcgttgtagggaggtcatacagacaCATGGAGGCCAatcacactactgagcctcattttgtcttgttttaggGACATTaaatcaaagttggatcagtctATAGTGAGTTTTTCCACTTtagagtgtgactccaaattcagacctccatgggttgataaattatatttaaatgtttagtaagaatatttcattcattcagatctaggatgtcttattttttgtgttcccttattttttgagcagtgtgttatttcatgactttttcaacattttttgctgttgtactaaaaaagaaagtgtgttgGTATCTTTGTTGCAGGTATCGGGCCACAGAATCAGACTGCACTTTGACAAGCACTCAGACTGCTATGACTTCTGGGTCAACTCCAACTCTCCAGACATCCATCCTGCAGGATGGTGCGAGAAAACAGGACACAAGCTACACCCTCCAAAAGGTACAATGAGACTGTTTTGCATTTCAACATACCCTAAAACAACATTGTAGAGATCTAgtatattattcatttaaatagatTCAATTACAGTTTTTGAGGGTAGACCAGAAAAGGCTCATTGAACTGCAGATCTGTTGCTTGATCATGCCATGAGAACCAGGCGATACAGGTGAGCCAGTGCGTGTAGGCGGAAATGAAAAACCCGGTACGGAGTAGCGCAAGGTCGCAGAGTTGACGTGAACGTGAGCCCGGCAAAAGAGCACAAATTGTGAACATATACGACCAATCTGAATGTATTATCTGATTTAtgatttgattgattgatataAGATCAAAGGTTCATAAACATGGAAAGTGTAAGTGTGGTATAACATTCTCATAACCTTTTGGGTCAGTTGATTGACATTTTGGTTGAATATTTGTGAAAAGAAGCTGAACATACATGTCTCAGTATAAAAGCATGTCTGTCATTTCCAAATCTCCAATATCCAGGAATGAAAGATGAAGAGTTCAGCTGGTCTTCGTACGTTAAGATGAACAAAGGCCAGGCAGCACCCAAAGCCCTGTTTGAGAACCAGAACACGGTAAGGCTGGGATTCCATCAGACACAGACTTGTGTCATTGTTGaggtttttattgttaattgggatggtagtagcccagAAGGTAATACCTatgaacctatgaaccagaagaccacaaagtcacaggttcaaaccccacttacaaccattgtgtctctaagcaagactgtccctgtaactactgagtgcaAGACTCTCTGGAAATGTCCTAAATGTCAAAAAAGTAATTGAAAACCCCCATGTGCCAAATTTTGTGACATATTTGACCACAAAAAGTGACATAAATATTGGATTTCAGCAAAAATTAGATATAGAAATTATTCAATCCTGTGATTAACAATGCCATATTTTTGGCCTCTCAGATGGTAACACCTCTAGGATTCCGCATCGGAATGAAGCTGGAGGCCATTGACAAGAAGAACCCTTCCCTGATCTGCGTCGCCACGGTAACGGACATGGTGGACAATCGCTTCCTGGTGCACTTTGATAACTGGGATGAGAGCTACGACTACTGGTAATGTTCGGTGAaaggtttttttatatatatatatatatcttttttagATATATTATAGTAGTGACTTCTAGTTGAAATAACTTTTAAAGTCATGATTGCTCTGATTGCTAAAGTCATTATTGCTTCGTATTTTTGGGGATGAGTGTTGAAAATATATTGGAATCTTATAACCTGATGATACCTTGTTTAGTGTCTTGTCGTTCCATGCACATATTCAGATTCTGCTTTAGGTCAGAGGTGCACCAAAATCTCCTTTCATGCTTTAGAGCACTAGATGGTGCTACACGACCACTCAGACCACTCAAGTCTGATGGAGGCTCTTTCACAGCAAGGGAATTAGAAATGGTCTGTTTGGTATGAAtacttgatgtaaaaattaTAATCTGGCTAAAACCAATTATTGTTCTATGTTTATTTGACGTGATACAGTGTTTCATGACATGTTATTTTGATCATGAAATGTTATGGGCAGCATGGTGGTGAACCATGGAGCTGTTTTCCCTGTTGTTCCCAGTCCTGGGTTTTTGCCTGTGGACTAGGTTCTGTCTGTCCTGGTGCCCTGACCTGAATTTGTGGGtttagatgaatgaatgaatgaatgaatgaatgattgaTAATGGTGTACCTCAATGGTTGTATGGGGCCAGTATTGTGTGTACATTGTGTGTAGAATATAAGTGGGTGTCTTTTTGGTATACACTTAAATCAATCAATGTTGAACCTGGGATCTCCATTAGTACATGAGACAGATCCAagtataaatacacattttttgttGGCACCTACAAGGGTTGTAGGTCTGTttctatgatggacattttgaaGTGGCTCTGAATAAGAGACGCTCCCCCAGAAAAGACGTGGGCAGCATCggcttttaaaagctgtacaAGACATACCTAGAGGTACCTAGTTGCTTTAATGTCCTCACACAGCACCATTCAAGACCAAGACAGGACTGGTGCGATGAAGAGGTTGGATCATTTTGAAATGAGGACTGTAATCTGACTAAAATTGATTTAAACAGATCTAATTCTGAACAAGTTCTGTCAGTGTCACTCTTGATAATGTTATTTAGAGTATTACAAGACAACAGGCTACTGTCTATTTTTTAAGACCATTGCTgttgcattttttccccccggTGCAGCTCAAAAAGTTCTGAGTCTCTTTACTTTTCTAGTTTCTGAGTGTGGTGAACCGTATGACATGATCGTTATTTTTGAATAGGTTTTCAAACCAGCCCCTGCTCTTCTGTGTCTGCAGCGAACCgtatattgttaaaaaaaaaaaatttggtttgACGCCATCCTGCACTGCTACCcatacacataacacacacacacacacacacaagttaaaGGAACTCATGACATGCTCCTTTGCCTTCAAAAGCTAGACGGGGGGATGAAAAGCTAGACAGTAGATGTTGTGGACATGAAAGACTGTGGATGAAAACACAAGTACCATTTAATTCATCCTCATTGGTCACATCATCAACGAATCAGACACCGTGGCTGACAAAGCACAGGTTCAAGTGCCAAAGAGCagaatttgatattttgattataaattatgaaatgtatttttttttttctactactgTCTGGGGATGTTGCCTTCATTATTTTTTCTGCTGCAAACACAGTTTAAGTGTTGAAACTTTGATCCATCATTACTGGATACCAACGTATAATGCATCATTCAATGCACATCAGTAGTTTCTCCCACACTCAGTGGGTACAGGGTACCTGCAGGGTCTTAAAAGCTTGTATTCGTAAATTATGGCCTTGAAAAGTTATTGAATTTGGTTCACAGGTCTTAAATTCCGTTCCGTCACCCGGCAGGGCAGGTATGCGGCGGGTCGCATTTAACTCATCAGAGGTGAAAATAAGAGGTCATTTTAAAGCCTATTTACAGCCATACCTTCCCAGatagaaataaaaatttgaCAAGTGGAATGCTGAACTTGCTGCCTTGATGCAGGTGTTTATAGGATGTCGTGGCAACGACCCAAACATAAAAGTTTAGGACGTGAGAAAACTTCTTATGCATTTTAGCACAGGGATGTCAATTCTAAATGTGTTTGTCTTGAGACGACACACGTGTGTGCCAGGTTTTGGTGCATGTAGGTTAAACTGTCTTTCCACAGGTAGAAAAAATGACGGCATTAAGACATGGTTCAACATAGGATAAAGTCCTTGTCGGTGCTTCAAATGCAACTTCTTGCCAACATCCTGCCCAGATCTCTCATGATTTTGATGAACCGCGTCCGAGCACGATATGGAAAACTAAAAACTCACACTTGGTGGCGCTATACAAAACTGACAATATTTTTACAGTGGCGTGACCTGGGGTAAGAAAAGTGGGTGTAATTGTGTGGTTGTTTAGTGATGGTGGTTTCATTGGAGCTTGTTGCGCAGCATGTGTGGAACTCGTTTTGTGCTCTATGTCAATTATGCATGTTCATCAATAAATGCATAAGTGTACACCATAAAACAACCTTCCGTCCCTCCTGATTTGCTcgcttttttatttctctcattgtttttttttttttttacgcattGTTGTTCTTCCCAAATTGCATGTTGTGTCACTCTTCTATCATCCTCTTTTTTACCCTTTTCACAGTAAATGCCCCCACAGTCCCTTGCCC
Coding sequences within:
- the l3mbtl3 gene encoding lethal(3)malignant brain tumor-like protein 3 isoform X3 codes for the protein MEDSAANAAAPDFDVYRAMDWKDGVGTLPGSELKVRKHCGLRSGAKFRVNEFGVLEVITSEADDDSVKKAHATTTWSVPTAQEAVKEERPWAQRGLVCVRCQRKGSAVDFLPDGRHCSERCLQQDQQEEQSQKKEAPKSSWETVGASRKRHLQPEKVPEEADGAMDAPEEDEDYEEKDNRKTTRGPQRGRRKRRGDAALLRHTVPYGGKKKSWCWASYLEEEKSVAAPSKSFKEHQSYPQSKNGFRVGMKLEGVDPEHPSMYCVLTVAEVSGHRIRLHFDKHSDCYDFWVNSNSPDIHPAGWCEKTGHKLHPPKGMKDEEFSWSSYVKMNKGQAAPKALFENQNTMVTPLGFRIGMKLEAIDKKNPSLICVATVTDMVDNRFLVHFDNWDESYDYWCDATSPYIHPIGWCQENGRTLTTPPGYQSEENFSWEKYLEETGSSPAPARAFKVKPPHSFQIHMKLEAVDKRNPMLVRVATVVDSDDHRIKIHFDGWTDEYDYWVDTDSPDIHPAGWCAKTSHPLQPPISPLEMFESSEQGGCPTPGCKGVGHIKGARYSGHHSAVGCPYSDINISKGSVLPDRLSGEMPGTGVGRPRRAESSPDALSSADHLDKPSRVEKPGVAGGSMEPPLKKPAGTETKRRVGRPSKKKVEEPVEEEGVESEVSSVNETKELTLQQALHQSVFMPSGSSSPTSPHCWDQHSKLLPTVAGITASKVAAWTVEQVTEFIQALPGCKEQVRTFRDEQIDGEAFLLLTQVDLVKILSIKLGPALKIYNSILMFKTTEDSASNEL